The genomic interval CGGCGACCAACCTTGTTCGCGTGATTGATTGGTTGTGGGATAAACCGCTTGATGAGCAGCGACGACCACCCGGCGCGTTTGCACGCTATGCACCGCATCGCCTATCGCGACGGACGATGTTGGCATGATAGAGTGACTTACCCAACAGCGTCCGGGCGTGCTGAATACTATCGAGCGAGGGTGCGGGTCGATTGCCTGAAAAGAGATCTTAAGTCTTGCAAGATAGTGGAATAATTAAGCCGAAGAAAAAGCGCCTGACGAGCGTATGGTGGCCAGCGGCGGTTCAGCCAGGCGACCGTGCATTGATGGCTACAACCACGCCGACCCCTGCTCTTGGGTTCCAGAGCACCGCCCATCCTGACAGCGTGGCCCGCTGTTGACTACGCTTTGTTTACGCCCCACGGCTATCCTCTCCACGTATTCCGTTGTCGGGTGATGCGGGAGAGCTTCCTGACGAATGCCCCTGCCGACGCGCTGTTTCGGCAGGAGGTCAATGCTCCCCACCACGGCGGCGCACTGGATTGTGGATCAGCGTTTTGCGGCTTGCTTGGAGGTGGTATGGGTCTATCAGTGTGCGCATCGCGTCGGTTACGACGCATTGTTTCGATCATGCTGCTCGCCGTGGTGACGATGGCTGGTGGGGTCATGAGTCAGCCAGCGAGGCCATCGTTGGCGACGGCCCCGCTGGCCGCAGCGGACTGGGCGGCCATCCAGGCGCTGTTGCCACTGCACCAGCAGGTCTATTTGAAAGCGTCGCAGGCCTCGGCGAACGATCATCTGGGCTACAGCGTCGCCGTGTCGGGTGATACCGTGGTGGTGGGTGCGTACATGGACAAGAGCAGCCTCGCGGGCGTGCAAAACAGTGCCACGCCGACGGTGGATACGGCGGCGAACCAAGCGGGGGCGGCGTATGTGTTTGTGCGGAACGGGACGACGTGGAGCCAGCAGGCCTATCTGAAAGCGTCGCAAGTGTCTGCCGGCGACCTCTTTGGATTCAGTGTGGCGGTGGCGGGGGACACCATTGTGGTGAGTGCGCCCTACGAGGACAGCAGCACCATGGGCGTGCAAAACAGTGCCACGCCGACGGTGGATGAAAGCACTCTAGGGGCGGGGGGGGCGTATGTGTTTGTACGGAACGGGACGACGTGGAGCCAGCAGGCCTACCTGAAAGCATCACAGGTGTCGGGAACCGACCTTTTTGGATTCAGTGTGGCGGTGTCGGGGAATCTGGTGGTGGTAGGAAGCCCCAATGAGGACAGCAGCACGATGGGCGTGCAAAACAGTGCCACGCCGACGGTGGATGAAGCGCTCCTCGATGCGGGGGCGGCGTATGTGTTTGTGCGGAACGGGACGACGTGGAGCCAGCAGGCCTACCTGAAAGCATCGCAGGTGTCGGGAACTTTGTTACATGGAATTGTTGCGGATCGGCGGCTAGGGGAGCAGGCCTACCTGAAAGCATCGCAGGTGTCGGGAACCGACCTCTTTGGCGCGAGCGTGGCGGTGTCTGAGGAGACCGTGGTGGTCGGCGCATACGCTGAGGACAGTAGCCTCGCGGGCGTGCAGAACAGTGCCACACCAACCGTCGATGAAACCGTTGCCGATGCGGGGGCGGCGTATGTGTTTGGGCGGAGTGGAACGACGTGGAGCCAGCAGGCCTACCTGAAAGCGTCGCAGGTCTCCGCGTCCGATT from Herpetosiphon gulosus carries:
- a CDS encoding FG-GAP repeat protein, which produces MGLSVCASRRLRRIVSIMLLAVVTMAGGVMSQPARPSLATAPLAAADWAAIQALLPLHQQVYLKASQASANDHLGYSVAVSGDTVVVGAYMDKSSLAGVQNSATPTVDTAANQAGAAYVFVRNGTTWSQQAYLKASQVSAGDLFGFSVAVAGDTIVVSAPYEDSSTMGVQNSATPTVDESTLGAGGAYVFVRNGTTWSQQAYLKASQVSGTDLFGFSVAVSGNLVVVGSPNEDSSTMGVQNSATPTVDEALLDAGAAYVFVRNGTTWSQQAYLKASQVSGTLLHGIVADRRLGEQAYLKASQVSGTDLFGASVAVSEETVVVGAYAEDSSLAGVQNSATPTVDETVADAGAAYVFGRSGTTWSQQAYLKASQVSASDFFGYSVAVSEETVVVGAYAEDSSTMGVQNSATPTVDESASGAGAAYVFGRSGTTWSQQAYLKASQVSMGDLFGYSVAVSGETVVVGAYAEDSSTMGVQNSATPTVDESASGAGAAYVFGRSGTTWSQQAYLKASQVSASDFFGYSVAVSGETLVVGAYHEDSSTAGIQHGALPTVDERAQGAGAVYGFTSHGLESRMQYLPLVATSQPQLIAALTTDGVPTTPVSTPGMIFLTTTITLPSGLPSGGHYWLSARPTTLVPGLVDDAVMLRVGPTEILRHHYGMTGELQAALVEVPASVLLPWTGQTVTVVFTDISGSVYSSTPLYLVWTP